CTGCGCGTCGGCAGCCAGATCGACGCCGAGCGGGTGGTGCGCGAGCGCGAGGAGCGCGAGTACCAGGCGCGCGCGGGTGAGGGCCCGGCCGTCACCGGGGACGCGCCTCCCGCCAGGTAGGGTCGCCCCGTGACTTCCACCCAGACCACCGAACGCACCCTCGTCCTCATCAAGCCCGACGGCGTCCAGCGCTCCCTCGTCGGGGAGGTGCTGCGCCGCATCGAGGCCAAGGGCTACCGCATCGTCGCGCTCGAGATGCGCAGCGCCGACGCCGAGCTCCTCGGGGAGCACTACGCCGAGCACCGCGGCCGTCCCCACTTCGAGCCGCTCGTGGAGTTCATGGGCTCCGGGCCGCTCGTCGCCGCCGTCGTCGAGGGCGTGCGCGTCATCGAGGGCTTCCGCTCCCTGGCCGGCACCACCGAGCCGACGACGGCCGCCCCCGGCACCATCCGCGGCGACCTCGCGCGCGCGTGGGAGACCCAGGTGATCCAGAACCTCGTGCACGGCTCGGACTCCCCGGAGTCCGCCGCCCGCGAGATCGGGCTCTGGTTCCCCGCCCTCTGACCAGCCGCGGACGCGGGCGCACCGGCCCGCACGCACCTGCTCGCCTCGTCCTCCCGACTCACCCCTCGCCCCGGGCGAGGGAGGGAGGGACGAGGCGAGCGGCGTCTGTGGGGGCGGGGCGCGAAACGGTGAGGAAGACGGCGGGTGGGCGACGCAGAACCGCGGCACTGTGCCGTTAGGCTGCCCCCGTGCATCTCAAGACGCTGACGCTGCGGGGGTTCAAGTCCTTCGCCTCGGCGACGACCCTGCACCTCGAGCCGGGCATCACGTGCGTCGTGGGGCCCAACGGCTCGGGCAAGTCGAACGTCGTCGACGCCCTCGCCTGGGTCATGGGCGAGCAGGGCGCGAAGTCGCTGCGCGGCGGTTCGATGTCCGACGTCATCTTCGCCGGGACGTCCAACCGCGCCCCGCTCGGCCGCGCCGAGGTCTCCCTGACGATCGACAACTCCGACGGGCTGCTGCCGATCGACTACAGCGAGGTGACGATCTCCCGCACGCTCTTCCGGGGCGGCGGCTCGGAGTACGCGATCAACGGGGAGTCCTGCCGTCTCCTGGACATCCAGGAGCTGCTCTCGGACACCGGCATGGGCCGCGAGATGCACGTCATCGTCGGGCAGGGGCAGCTGGACGCCGTGCTGTCCGCCGGCCCCGAGGAGCGGCGCGGCTTCATCGAGGAGGCCGCCGGCGTCCTCAAGCACCGCCGCCGCAAGGAGAAGGCGCTGCGCAAGCTCGAGGCGATGCGCGCCAACGTCGACCGCGTCACCGACCTCACCACCGAGATCCGCCGCCAGCTCGGCCCGCTCGCCCGGCAGGCCGACGTCGCCCGCCGCGCCCAGGTCATCCAGGCCGACCTGCGCGACTCCAGCGCCCGGCTGCTCGCCGACGACCTCGTCCAGCTCACCGCCACCCTCCAGCGGGAGATCGCCGACGAGACGGCGCTGCGCGAGCGCCGCGCCGCCGTCGAGGGCGCCGCCGACGCCGCCCGCGCCCGGCTCGCCGCCCTGGAGTCCGACGCCGCCGCCGCGGCGCCCCGGCTGCGCGAGGCCACCGACACCTGGCACTCCCTGTCCGGCCTGCGCGAGCGGCTGCGCGGTCTGCACTCCCTCGCTGCCGAGCGCAGCCGCCTGCTCGGCACGCCCGCCCAGGAGCACCGCGGCACCGACCCCGAGGAGCTCGACGCCCGCGCCGCCCGCGCCCGCGAGGAGGAGCAGGCGCTCGCCGCCGAGGTGGAGGCCGCCCGCGCCGCGCTCGAGGCACTCGTCGCCGAGCGCACGCAGGCCGAGGAGACCGAGCGCGAGGCGGAGCGCGGGCTGGCCGCCGTCCACCGCGGCGTCGCCGACCGCCGCGAGGGCCTGGCCCGCCTCACCGGCCAGGTGGCCGCCCGGCGCAGCGCCGCCGAGGCTGCCCAGTCCGAGCTCGGCCGCCTGCGCGCCAACCTCGCCGAGGCCGAGGAGCGCGTGCGCCAGGCGCAGGCCGACTTCACCCTGCTGGAGCAGCAGGTCGCGGGCGCAGAGGAGGGCGAGGAGGGGCTCGACGAGGCGCACGAGGAGGCCGTCGAGGAGCTCGACGCCGCCGAGGCCGCCGTCCGCGCCCTGGAGGAGGAGGAACGCGCCGCCGACGGCGAGCGGCGCACCTGGCAGACCCGCCGCGACACCCTCGAGCTCTCGCTCACCCGCAAGGACGGCACCGGGGCGCTCCTCGCCGCCACCGACCGCCTCCCCGGCCTGCGCGGCTCGCTGCCGGACGCGCTCGGCGTCGAGCACGGGTACGAGACCGCCGTCGCCGCCGTCCTCGCCGCGCACACCGACGCGGCGGTCGTCGAGTCGACCGACGTCGCCGTCGACGCCATCCGGCGCGCCCGCGACGAGGACCTCGGCCAGGTCCGGCTCGTCGTCGCCGGGGCGGTCGCGCCCACCGGTGAGGAGGCCGCACCTCCCGCGGGCGCACGCTGGCTGCGCGACGTCGTCACCGCGTCCGAGGAGGTCGCCGGGGCGGTGCGCACGCTCCTCGCGGGCGCCGTCGTCGTCGAGGACCTCGCCGCGGCCCGCGCGGCCGTGGCAGCCGCCGACGTCCTCGCCGTCACCCGCGACGGCGACCTCCTGTCCCGCGTCTCCGCCGGCGGCGGGACGCCGGGCGGGCCGAGCGTCCTGGAGCTGCACGCCGCCCACGAGGAGGCCGCCGCGGAGGTCGACGCCGCCACCGCCCGCGCCGAGCAGGCCCGCTTCGCGCTCGTCGGCGCCCGCGACCGGGTCGCCCGCGCCCAGGAGGAGGTCGAGGGGACCCTCGCCGCCCTCCACGCCTCGGACGCCCGCCTCGCCGGCGTCGCCGAGCAGCTCGGCCGGCTCGGGTCGGTCGCCCGCTCGGCCGAGGCCGAGGCCGACCGGATCCGCCCCGCCATCGCCCAGCTCGTCGCCAAGGGGGAGGAGCACGAGCGGGAGCTCGCCGAGCTCGTCGCCCGGCTCGCCGTCGCCCAGCAGGAGCCCGAGCGCACCGAGGACGACCTCACCACCGCCACCGCCGAGCGGGACCGCGCCGCCCAGGCCGCCCGCACCGCCCGTGCCGCGGAGACCGAGGCGCGCCTCGCGCTGCGCACCGTGGAGGAACGGGCGGGCGCGCTGTCCGGCCGTGCAGCCTCCCTCGAGCGCGCCGCCGAGGCCGAGCGGGTCGCCCGCCGCAAGGCGGCGGAGCGGGAACGCCGCCGCGCCCGGCAGGCCGAGACCGCGGCGCTCGTGCGCGCCGGCGCCGAGCAGGCGCTGGCCGCCGCCGAGCGCTCCCTCGCCGCGGCCGCCGACGCCCGCGAGGAGGCCGAGGCCGCCCGGGCCGAGCGGGAGGCCGAGATCGGCCAGGTGCGCGCGCGGCTCGAGGAGGCCACGGCGGACCTCGCCCGGCTCACCGACGCCGTCCACCGCGACGAGGTCGCCCGCGCCGAGCAGCGGCTGCGCATCAGCCAGCTCGAGGAGCGCGCGGTGAGCGACCTCGGCATCGACCCCGAGGTCCTCGTCGAGGAGTACGGGCCGCACCAGCCGGTGCCCGTCGTCGTGCCCGACGGCGAGGAGCCGCGCGACCCCGTGCCCTACGTCCGCGAGGAGCAGGAGAAGCGCCGCCGGCTCGCCGAGCGCGACCTCGCCCGGCTCGGCAAGGTCAACCCGCTCGCCCTCGAGGAGCACGCGGCCCTCGCCGAGCGGCACCGCTTCCTCACCGAGCAGCTCGCCGACCTCAAGAAGTCCCGCGCCGACCTCCTGGAGATCGTCAAGGAGATCGACGAGCGCGTCGAGCGCGTGTTCACCGAGGCGTACGCCGACACGGCCGCCGCGTTCGAGGACGTCTTCTCCCGGCTCTTCCCCGGCGGGGAGGGGCGGCTCACGCTCACCGACCCCGAGGACATGCTCAGGACCGGCATCGAGATCGAGGCGCGCCCGCCGGGCAAGAAGGTCAAGCGGCTCTCGCTCCTGTCCGGCGGCGAGCGCTCACTCACCGCGGTCGCCCTCCTCGTGGCGATCTTCAAGGCCCGGCCCAGCCCGTTCTACGTCATGGACGAGGTCGAGGCGGCGCTGGACGACACCAACCTCGGGCGCCTGCTGGAGATCTTCACCGAGCTGCGCGAGGACTCCCAGCTCATCGTCATCACCCACCAGAAGCGCACGATGGAGATCGCCGACGCCCTCTACGGCGTGACGATGCGTGGGGACGGTGTGACGACCGTCATCAGCCAGCGGCTCGCCGACGAGGACCGACACGCCACCGTGTGACTCCCGGTGGCACGAACCGTCGGAGCCTGGGTGATAATGAAGCCATGACGGGGGCGATCCTGGTGACCATCCTGGCGGCACTGTGCGCGGTGCTCGTCTTCGTCGCCGTGCTCTCGGCCAACAAGCCGGAGGGCGGCTGGGTCGCGTGGGTGCGCGAGTCCGTGCGCGCGTGGCGCACCGACGAGATCGAGTGGACCGACGAGGTCGACGAGGACGACGCCGGTGGCCTGGGCACCCTCTACCTCATGAGTGAGCCTGGTCACGCCTACACCACCCCCGAGGAGCTCGGCACGACCAAGCTCGCCGCCCGGCTGCGCGACCTGCGGGAGCGCGCCCCCGAGCTCGGCGAGCCCGGCGAGGCGCGCGCCTGACCCTCGCCCGGCCCCGGCAGGACGCTGCCGCGCCCGGCCCCGGCAAGGCGCTGACGTGCCGCGAGGCGCGCCGGTTCGAGCACGCCCGGTGGCCCCGGCCGCCGGTCGTGGTCCAGACTGGTCTGCTGTGACCGATCAGCTGTGGGCCATCCTCGCCGTCGTCCTCGTCGTCCTCGTCGCCGGAGGGGCGGCCCTCACCTCGGGCCTGCGCCGCCGGCGCCCACCGAGCCTGCCGGAGGAGCGCGCCGAGAGCGGCGTCCTCACCGAGGAGCCGCAGGACACCGCGACCCTCGAGCGGCCGCCCGCGACCGACGCGCCGGCCCCCGAGGCGCCCGCGGTCACCACCGAGCGTCCCGCGCCCGTCGCCGGCCGCATGGTGCGGCTGCGTGAGCGTCTGTCCCGCTCCGGCACCATCGGCCGGTCGATCCTCTCGGTCCTCTCCCGCGAGACCCTCACCGAGGAGGACTGGGAGGAGATCGAGGAGACGCTCCTGCTCGCCGACGTCGGCATCGGCCCGACGACCGAGCTCATGGACCGCCTGCGCACCCGCGTGCAGGTGCTCGG
Above is a genomic segment from Georgenia wutianyii containing:
- the ndk gene encoding nucleoside-diphosphate kinase encodes the protein MTSTQTTERTLVLIKPDGVQRSLVGEVLRRIEAKGYRIVALEMRSADAELLGEHYAEHRGRPHFEPLVEFMGSGPLVAAVVEGVRVIEGFRSLAGTTEPTTAAPGTIRGDLARAWETQVIQNLVHGSDSPESAAREIGLWFPAL
- the smc gene encoding chromosome segregation protein SMC is translated as MHLKTLTLRGFKSFASATTLHLEPGITCVVGPNGSGKSNVVDALAWVMGEQGAKSLRGGSMSDVIFAGTSNRAPLGRAEVSLTIDNSDGLLPIDYSEVTISRTLFRGGGSEYAINGESCRLLDIQELLSDTGMGREMHVIVGQGQLDAVLSAGPEERRGFIEEAAGVLKHRRRKEKALRKLEAMRANVDRVTDLTTEIRRQLGPLARQADVARRAQVIQADLRDSSARLLADDLVQLTATLQREIADETALRERRAAVEGAADAARARLAALESDAAAAAPRLREATDTWHSLSGLRERLRGLHSLAAERSRLLGTPAQEHRGTDPEELDARAARAREEEQALAAEVEAARAALEALVAERTQAEETEREAERGLAAVHRGVADRREGLARLTGQVAARRSAAEAAQSELGRLRANLAEAEERVRQAQADFTLLEQQVAGAEEGEEGLDEAHEEAVEELDAAEAAVRALEEEERAADGERRTWQTRRDTLELSLTRKDGTGALLAATDRLPGLRGSLPDALGVEHGYETAVAAVLAAHTDAAVVESTDVAVDAIRRARDEDLGQVRLVVAGAVAPTGEEAAPPAGARWLRDVVTASEEVAGAVRTLLAGAVVVEDLAAARAAVAAADVLAVTRDGDLLSRVSAGGGTPGGPSVLELHAAHEEAAAEVDAATARAEQARFALVGARDRVARAQEEVEGTLAALHASDARLAGVAEQLGRLGSVARSAEAEADRIRPAIAQLVAKGEEHERELAELVARLAVAQQEPERTEDDLTTATAERDRAAQAARTARAAETEARLALRTVEERAGALSGRAASLERAAEAERVARRKAAERERRRARQAETAALVRAGAEQALAAAERSLAAAADAREEAEAARAEREAEIGQVRARLEEATADLARLTDAVHRDEVARAEQRLRISQLEERAVSDLGIDPEVLVEEYGPHQPVPVVVPDGEEPRDPVPYVREEQEKRRRLAERDLARLGKVNPLALEEHAALAERHRFLTEQLADLKKSRADLLEIVKEIDERVERVFTEAYADTAAAFEDVFSRLFPGGEGRLTLTDPEDMLRTGIEIEARPPGKKVKRLSLLSGGERSLTAVALLVAIFKARPSPFYVMDEVEAALDDTNLGRLLEIFTELREDSQLIVITHQKRTMEIADALYGVTMRGDGVTTVISQRLADEDRHATV